A portion of the Lolium rigidum isolate FL_2022 chromosome 1, APGP_CSIRO_Lrig_0.1, whole genome shotgun sequence genome contains these proteins:
- the LOC124684352 gene encoding probable histidine kinase 1 has translation MGDEYLSDPEDEVAPSMWPENIGDKHKKQFKMEKLGNDHDALKDVKFDQQPVRMDIHRLMEMANSEKGTSHMQYFVKHWEYKRANTVRLLNEQVGLLSQQRKEIEEKKLQILEDQRCQDENYYAAIRQVPILDEVYKDEWKRPIKKGDDLSCNHELKIDAEYDSIFYWKERAMLLEKALEASLQRERALEEKLEQSIKNLQSHTPVEEFSGMLKRADYFLHLVLESAPIVIAHQDTDLRYRFIFNHFPTLADEDVIGKTDYEILAGEGIDEMNNVKREVMAKGIPTKREFVFNTPLFGAKTFVTYIEPVFSKSGETIGVNYVAMDITDQVKRREKMADIRVREAIQQAKETELSRSLHITEETMRAKQMLATMSHEIRSPLSGVLSIAEILTTTKLDKEQYQLLEVMLSSGDLVLQLINDILDLSKVESGAMKLEATTFRPREVVKHVLQTAAASLKKELTLEGCIGDDVPLEVIGDVLRIRQILTNLISNAVKFTHDGKVGINLHLVDKQQAGCEIENGQLPMIAHPACPNNTATEKSAASPRICDSDTSCCSSRGDACQNGISSDENCREYNEGEVVWLRCDVYDTGIGIPEKSLPFLFKRYMQASTDHARKYGGTGLGLSICKQLVELMGGSLTVVSNEDEGSTFTFMIPCKIPAKEELSDDPDDAPNSRNDLTISDIEGSFVFKPKVRPSLLSSGVPLMNNTKLFGSDIMCYDPTNILEDHKPLSNGGFASTKENSGKCAPAASQSIGPSVRRIDEDQDNGSMVFDLNSQAERISSSRGDTASISGADIQEGRKACKALDEKSLNKKSKCSPSSTKAKILLVEDNKVNIMVAKSMLAPLGYGIDIVNNGIQAIHAVQRCQYDLILMDVHMPEMDGLQATRLIRSFENTGCWDASVKAEGNQMLANSAISSDCAQEKKGKRVPIIAMTANSFSESADECLAAGMDSYISKPMNLQKTKECLQRYLLSQ, from the exons ATGGGGGACGAATACCTATCTGATCCTGAGGATGAGGTCGCACCATCGATGTGGCCTGAGAACATAGGGGATAAACACAAGAAGCAGTTCAAAATGGAGAAACTTGGGAATGACCATGATGCACTCAAGGATGTTAAATTTGATCAGCAGCCTGTTCGTATGGATATCCACCGACTTATGGAAATGGCAAATTCTGAGAAAGGCACTTCTCATATGCAATACTTTGTCAAGCACTGGGAATATAAGCGGGCCAATACTGTTCGGCTTCTCAACGAACAGGTTGGCCTTCTCTCCCAACAGAGAAAAGAGATTGAAGAAAAGAAGCTACAAATCTTGGAGGATCAGCGCTGTCAGGATGAAAATTATTATGCTGCGATTCGGCAAGTACCAATACTGGATGAAGTCTACAAAGATGAATGGAAGCGGCCAATCAAAAAGGGTGATGACCTTTCCTGTAATCATGAGCTTAAAATAGATGCAGAATACGACAGTATTTTCTACTGGAAAGAGCGAGCAATGCTGCTAGAAAAAGCACTTGAGGCAAGCCTGCAAAGGGAGCGTGCATTGGAGGAAAAGTTAGAGCAAAGTATAAAGAATCTTCAGTCACATACACCAGTGGAGGAATTCTCTGGAATGTTAAAACGAGCTGATTACTTCTTGCACTTGGTTCTCGAAAGTGCTCCTATTGTAATTGCTCATCAG GATACTGACTTGCGGTACCGGTTCATTTTTAACCACTTCCCAACACTTGCTGATGAG GATGTTATTGGTAAAACCGACTACGAGATATTGGCAGGAGAGGGTATAGATGAGATGAATAATGTCAAGAGAGAGGTTATGGCCAAGGGTATTCCGACTAAGAGAGAGTTTGTATTTAATACTCCATTGTTTGGAGCAAAGACCTTTGTGACATACATTGAACCAGTATTCAGTAAATCTGGCGAGACAATTGGTGTGAATTATGTTGCAATGGACATAACAGATCAG GTCAAAAGAAGAGAGAAAATGGCGGACATAAGGGTGAGAGAAGCTATCCAACAAGCTAAGGAAACAGAACTTAGCAGATCTCTGCACATAACTG AGGAAACAATGCGAGCAAAACAAATGCTAGCCACCATGTCCCATGAGATCAGATCTCCTCTTTCAGGGGTTCTTAGCATTGCTGAAATTCTTACAACTACCAAACTGGATAAAGAGCAATATCAGCTGCTAGAAGTTATGTTATCTTCTGGAGATCTTGTGTTGCAATTGATCAATGACATCCTTGATCTTTCCAAAGTGGAGTCAG GTGCTATGAAACTAGAGGCTACAACATTTAGACCAAGGGAAGTTGTTAAACATGTACTTCAAACTGCTGCTGCTTCTCTGAAGAAGGAATTGACCCTTGAAGGGTGCATAGGTGATGATGTTCCATTGGAG GTCATTGGTGATGTGCTAAGGATTAGGCAGATTCTGACCAACTTGATCAG CAATGCAGTGAAGTTTACACATGATGGGAAGGTTGGGATAAATCTTCATCTTGTAGATAAGCAGCAAGCAGGATGCGAAATAGAAAACGGACAACTTCCTATGATAGCCCATCCCGCATGCCCAAATAATACTGCCACAGAAAAATCTGCTGCCTCTCCAAGAATCTGTGATTCAGATACTTCGTGTTGCTCCAGTCGTGGAGATGCTTGTCAGAATGGGATTTCATCAGATGAAAATTGTAGAGAGTATAACGAGGGAGAAGTTGTTTGGCTTCGTTGCGATGTATATGATACTGGGATCGGAATACCAG AGAAGTCCTTGCCATTTCTGTTCAAGAGATATATGCAAGCCAGTACTGATCATGCTAGAAAATATGGCGGGACAGGGCTTGGCCTTTCGATTTGCAAGCAATTG GTGGAGTTGATGGGTGGTAGTCTAACTGTGGTTAGCAACGAGGATGAAGGATCAACATTTACATTCATGATACCGTGCAAAATTCCTGCAAAAGAGGAGctcagtgatgatcctgatgatgcGCCCAATTCTCGTAATGATTTGACTATCAGTGATATAGAGGGTTCTTTCGTTTTCAAGCCAAAAGTACGACCTTCTCTTCTGTCTTCAGGAGTTCCACTAATGAACAACACCAAGTTGTTTGGCAGTGATATTATGTGCTATGATCCTACTAACATATTAGAGGATCATAAGCCACTCTCAAATGGTGGTTTTGCGTCAACGAAAGAGAATTCTGGAAAGTGTGCACCTGCTGCTAGCCAATCAATTGGTCCAAGTGTTAGGAGAATTGATGAAGACCAAGATAATGGTTCAATGGTCTTTGATCTGAATAGTCAAGCTGAACGGATTTCCAGTTCACGAGGCGACACAGCATCAATTTCAGGGGCTGACATTCAGGAGGGAAGGAAAGCATGTAAAGCTCTTGATGAAAAATCTCTTAACAAGAAATCCAAGTGTTCTCCAAGTAGCACTAAGGCAAAGATCCTCCTTGtcgaagataacaaagtcaatatAATGGTGGCAAAATCAATGCTGGCGCCACTGGGTTACGGAATAGACATAGTAAATAATGGAATTCAAGCAATACATGCAGTACAGCGGTGTCAATATGATCTTATCCTGATG GATGTTCACATGCCAGAAATGGATGGCCTACAAGCCACTAGATTGATTCGTTCCTTTGAAAATACTGGCTGTTGGGACGCTTCTGTAAAGGCTGAAGGTAATCAGATGCTAGCTAACTCAGCTATTTCATCTGATTGTGCACAAGAAAAGAAAGGGAAGAGAGTTCCTATTATTGCG ATGACAGCAAATTCATTTTCAGAGAGTGCTGATGAGTGCCTTGCTGCAGGCATGGATTCTTACATATCGAAGCCAATGAACTTACAAAAAACAAAAGAGTGCCTGCAGCGGTATTTGTTATCTCAGTAA